One Lactobacillus sp. CBA3606 DNA segment encodes these proteins:
- the rpoD gene encoding RNA polymerase sigma factor RpoD, with product MAKAKATKTTTAEYNKTVKALIKEYKKTGSIKYDELSDKIAAPYKLDASGIDKLLQKVEDAGISVVDEKGEPDVRAVKSVKKVSKKELSSAGSSSGIKINDPVRMYLKEIGRVDLLTADEEVALALRIEQGDESAKQELAEANLRLVVSIAKRYVGRGMQFLDLIQEGNMGLMKAVEKFDYRKGFKFSTYATWWIRQAITRAIADQARTIRIPVHMVETINKLIRIQRQLLQDLGREPTPEEIGAEMDMPTEKVREILKIAQEPVSLETPIGEEDDSHLGDFIEDQDATSPADAAAYELLKEQLEGVLDTLTDREENVLRLRFGLDDGRTRTLEEVGKVFGVTRERIRQIEAKALRKLRHPSRSKQLKDFLE from the coding sequence ATGGCGAAAGCAAAAGCAACAAAAACCACGACAGCTGAGTACAACAAGACGGTTAAGGCTTTAATTAAAGAATATAAGAAAACGGGCAGTATCAAGTATGATGAATTATCAGACAAGATTGCGGCGCCATATAAATTAGATGCTAGTGGCATTGATAAATTATTGCAAAAAGTTGAAGATGCTGGGATCAGTGTCGTTGACGAAAAGGGTGAACCCGATGTTCGGGCCGTTAAGAGTGTTAAAAAAGTTAGCAAGAAAGAATTAAGTAGCGCCGGCTCTTCTTCGGGGATTAAGATTAATGATCCCGTGCGGATGTATCTGAAAGAAATTGGCCGGGTTGATTTGTTGACGGCTGACGAAGAAGTGGCATTAGCTTTGCGGATCGAACAAGGCGATGAATCGGCTAAACAGGAATTAGCTGAAGCTAACTTGCGGCTAGTCGTTTCGATTGCGAAGCGTTATGTTGGTCGGGGGATGCAATTCTTGGATTTAATTCAAGAAGGTAACATGGGCTTGATGAAGGCGGTTGAAAAGTTTGATTATCGCAAAGGATTCAAGTTTTCAACTTATGCCACTTGGTGGATTCGCCAAGCAATTACGCGGGCCATTGCGGACCAAGCGCGGACTATTCGAATCCCCGTTCATATGGTCGAAACGATTAACAAGTTAATCCGAATTCAACGGCAATTACTACAAGATTTGGGCCGGGAACCAACCCCTGAAGAAATTGGGGCTGAAATGGATATGCCAACGGAAAAAGTTCGCGAAATCTTGAAGATTGCGCAAGAACCAGTTTCGTTGGAAACGCCAATTGGTGAAGAGGATGATTCCCATTTAGGCGACTTCATTGAAGACCAGGATGCGACTTCACCGGCCGATGCCGCTGCATATGAATTATTAAAAGAACAATTAGAAGGGGTCTTAGATACCTTAACTGATCGGGAAGAAAATGTGTTACGGTTGCGTTTCGGTTTGGATGATGGTCGGACACGGACTTTGGAAGAAGTTGGAAAAGTCTTCGGGGTTACTCGCGAACGGATTCGCCAAATTGAAGCCAAGGCCTTACGGAAGTTACGCCATCCTTCACGGAGCAAACAATTAAAAGATTTCTTGGAATAA
- the dnaG gene encoding DNA primase — protein MANLIPEEKVDQIRSVVNIADFIGQYVQLKKAGKNLFGLCPFHEERTPSFSVNEQKQIFHCFSCGRGGNVFSFIMDLENLTFPEAVAQVAEFGHIDLPATYTAQSQPAAPKDQVQADLLTLYADSAKMYQHILVNTALGEPALAYLHARGLDDETIKTFGIGYAPANQLLLDFFKEHQTDYQLLRQSGLFIENQAGELRDRFVDRVLFPIKDASGRVIAFSGRILKKSPDEPKYLNSPETKLFNKRAVLFNFDLARGAIRQQKAVILFEGFMDVIAAYRAGIQNGVASMGTSLTNEQIYMLERVTDQLYICYDSDMPGQKATDRALKLLGDNSHLQLGVVQMPDGMDPDEYLRATDATKFQQVFDDGKQTPTAFEMQYLRHDLNLQNTQDQLTYLEAVLAQLAKLSSNVEQDLYLNQLVQEFGLDKGDLRQQLRSLVGQQTVHRQPTTRPEQAPPPQTPPPLSMTGAPAAAGPLSRAERAERLLLYRLLHDHDVWLRVMAIAGFNFIHDQYQQILVYAEAYFKTHSQFELANFTDFMADSALQPVLTGLEFMDVAEETSTEEVADLVNVIMNQQPVVEKITSKKAELMAAKQIGNHDLVQQLTLELITLYRQQQQVKQADNL, from the coding sequence GTGGCCAATTTGATTCCGGAAGAAAAAGTTGACCAGATTCGTTCAGTGGTCAATATTGCGGATTTTATCGGTCAGTATGTGCAACTGAAAAAAGCGGGGAAGAACCTTTTTGGGCTCTGTCCATTTCACGAGGAACGGACCCCATCGTTTTCAGTTAATGAGCAAAAACAAATTTTTCATTGTTTCAGTTGTGGCCGTGGTGGGAATGTTTTTTCATTTATCATGGATTTAGAAAATCTCACTTTTCCTGAAGCTGTGGCACAGGTCGCTGAGTTTGGTCATATTGACTTGCCAGCAACTTATACTGCGCAATCCCAGCCAGCTGCGCCTAAAGATCAAGTACAAGCGGATTTATTAACGCTGTATGCTGATAGCGCTAAGATGTATCAACATATTCTAGTGAATACTGCCTTAGGCGAACCTGCGTTAGCATACTTACATGCCCGTGGGTTGGACGATGAGACCATTAAAACCTTTGGTATCGGCTATGCGCCGGCCAATCAATTATTATTAGATTTTTTTAAGGAACATCAAACCGACTATCAATTATTACGACAATCTGGATTATTTATTGAAAATCAAGCCGGCGAGTTACGGGACCGGTTTGTTGATCGGGTTTTGTTTCCGATTAAGGATGCGAGTGGGCGCGTTATTGCGTTTTCTGGCCGAATCTTAAAAAAGTCTCCGGATGAACCTAAATATTTAAATAGTCCGGAAACAAAGCTATTCAACAAACGGGCGGTGCTATTTAATTTTGACTTAGCGCGGGGCGCCATTCGTCAGCAAAAAGCCGTTATCTTGTTTGAAGGTTTTATGGATGTCATTGCGGCCTATCGGGCTGGCATTCAAAACGGGGTCGCTTCGATGGGGACCAGTTTGACGAACGAACAAATCTATATGTTGGAACGGGTGACGGACCAACTGTACATTTGCTATGATAGTGACATGCCCGGGCAAAAAGCGACTGATCGGGCCTTGAAACTTTTGGGTGACAACAGTCACTTGCAACTGGGTGTCGTGCAAATGCCTGATGGGATGGACCCAGATGAGTATTTGCGCGCTACGGATGCAACTAAGTTTCAGCAAGTCTTTGATGATGGTAAACAAACGCCCACGGCCTTTGAAATGCAATATTTACGGCATGATTTGAATTTGCAAAATACGCAGGATCAGCTCACCTATTTGGAAGCTGTGCTAGCACAATTAGCTAAGTTGTCTTCCAATGTGGAACAAGACTTATATCTGAATCAATTAGTACAGGAATTTGGGTTGGATAAAGGAGACTTGCGCCAGCAATTACGCTCGTTAGTTGGTCAGCAAACTGTTCATCGGCAGCCAACAACCCGGCCGGAGCAAGCGCCACCGCCGCAGACCCCCCCGCCCTTATCTATGACGGGCGCACCGGCTGCGGCAGGGCCACTTAGTCGTGCAGAACGGGCGGAACGGTTGCTTTTATATCGGTTACTGCACGATCATGATGTGTGGTTACGGGTTATGGCCATTGCGGGATTTAACTTTATTCATGACCAATACCAACAAATTCTCGTGTATGCGGAGGCTTATTTTAAGACCCATTCGCAATTTGAGTTAGCTAACTTTACTGATTTTATGGCGGATTCGGCATTACAACCGGTCCTAACTGGGCTAGAGTTTATGGATGTGGCCGAGGAAACGTCTACTGAAGAAGTGGCGGACCTCGTGAATGTCATTATGAACCAGCAACCGGTGGTCGAAAAAATCACAAGTAAAAAAGCAGAACTCATGGCTGCTAAGCAAATCGGTAATCATGATTTAGTGCAGCAACTAACGCTAGAATTAATTACATTATATCGGCAACAACAGCAAGTCAAACAAGCTGACAATTTATAG
- the glyS gene encoding glycine--tRNA ligase subunit beta: MAKTYLLEIGLEEMPAHVVTPSILQLKERLTTFLKEERLPFESMTVFSTPRRLAVQITGLADKQADVKKEVRGPAKKIAQDADGNWTKAAIGFSKGQGASTDDIVFKEIKGTPYVFVQTFTPGKAASDVLTGVKAVITKMNFPTMMKWSTFSFKYIRPIRWLVSLLDDEIVPIKILDVEAGRVSRGHRFLGHDVTLKTASDYEADLAQVAVIADAAKRKDQIRQQIATLATTHAWHIVVDEDLLEEVNNLVEFPTAFAGDFDTKYLTIPDEVLVTSMRDHQRFFHVTDETGSLLPHFVSVRNGNADHLQNVVLGNQKVLTARLEDAAFFYHEDQQHSIQAYVERLKKVSFHDKIGTMYEKMQRVMYISGFLANRFGLTETEKNQLHRAAQIYKFDLVTGMVGEFPELQGVMGEKYAVLKGEDPMVGQAIREHYLPINADGALPKSKVGAVLAVADKLDSITSFFAVGLTPSGSNDPFALRRQAFGIVRIVRDQGWDFPIQQLETEIQAELQAHDATYNLDFAKQTQPVVDFLTDRVKQWFSNRKLRYDIVDTVVKGRRQDIREMFMAADVLNAHQDDPKFRAVIEALTRLLRITAKADLTVDDLVVDPALFENDAEQALYTAVEKLQQQMTPAMTMEDRFKALAGLQPLIAAYFDQTMVMSKDDQVRDNHLKQLLIIANMVTVMGDLNQLIVK; this comes from the coding sequence ATGGCTAAAACTTATTTATTAGAAATTGGTTTGGAAGAAATGCCTGCACACGTCGTTACGCCAAGCATTTTACAATTGAAAGAACGGTTGACGACTTTTTTGAAGGAAGAACGGTTGCCGTTTGAATCCATGACTGTTTTTTCAACCCCGCGGCGATTGGCGGTCCAAATTACAGGTTTGGCAGACAAACAAGCTGATGTTAAAAAAGAGGTCCGTGGCCCTGCTAAAAAAATTGCTCAAGATGCGGATGGCAATTGGACGAAAGCAGCGATTGGCTTTTCTAAAGGTCAAGGTGCTTCGACTGACGATATCGTCTTTAAAGAAATTAAGGGCACCCCATACGTTTTTGTTCAAACATTTACGCCAGGCAAAGCGGCTAGTGACGTTTTAACGGGGGTTAAAGCGGTCATCACTAAGATGAACTTTCCAACGATGATGAAATGGTCCACGTTCAGTTTTAAGTATATCCGGCCAATTCGATGGTTAGTTTCATTACTTGATGATGAGATTGTCCCAATTAAGATTTTAGATGTTGAAGCGGGTCGGGTTAGTCGCGGCCACCGTTTCTTGGGGCATGATGTGACCCTTAAAACAGCGTCGGACTATGAAGCTGATTTGGCACAAGTGGCGGTCATTGCGGATGCTGCTAAACGGAAAGATCAAATTCGACAACAAATTGCGACCTTAGCAACGACACACGCCTGGCACATTGTGGTCGATGAAGATTTACTTGAAGAAGTGAATAACTTAGTTGAATTCCCAACGGCCTTTGCCGGTGATTTTGATACCAAGTATTTAACGATTCCAGACGAGGTCTTAGTGACGTCGATGCGCGACCATCAACGGTTTTTCCATGTGACGGATGAAACTGGTAGTTTGTTACCACATTTCGTATCGGTTCGTAATGGGAACGCTGATCATTTACAAAACGTGGTGTTAGGGAATCAAAAAGTCTTAACGGCCCGGTTAGAAGATGCTGCCTTCTTCTACCATGAAGACCAACAACACTCAATTCAGGCCTATGTTGAACGGTTAAAGAAGGTTAGCTTCCATGATAAGATTGGGACGATGTATGAAAAAATGCAACGGGTTATGTATATTAGTGGTTTCTTAGCCAACCGTTTTGGCCTAACTGAAACTGAAAAGAATCAATTACATCGTGCCGCCCAAATTTATAAGTTTGATTTGGTAACGGGGATGGTTGGTGAATTTCCAGAGTTACAAGGGGTCATGGGTGAAAAATACGCCGTCTTAAAGGGTGAAGATCCGATGGTCGGTCAAGCAATTCGGGAACACTATTTGCCAATTAACGCAGATGGCGCCTTACCAAAGTCAAAGGTAGGCGCAGTGTTAGCGGTTGCTGATAAATTAGATTCAATCACGAGTTTCTTCGCAGTCGGGTTAACGCCAAGTGGGTCGAATGATCCCTTTGCGTTACGGCGCCAAGCTTTTGGTATCGTTCGGATTGTCCGTGATCAGGGTTGGGACTTCCCAATTCAACAACTTGAAACAGAGATTCAAGCTGAATTGCAAGCCCATGATGCGACTTATAATTTGGACTTTGCTAAGCAGACACAACCAGTGGTTGATTTCTTAACTGATCGGGTCAAGCAGTGGTTTAGCAATCGGAAATTACGATATGATATCGTTGATACGGTCGTTAAAGGCCGCCGTCAAGATATTCGTGAAATGTTTATGGCCGCCGATGTTTTAAATGCCCATCAAGATGATCCTAAATTTAGAGCGGTGATTGAAGCGTTGACCCGGTTATTACGGATTACGGCCAAAGCTGATCTGACGGTTGATGACTTAGTTGTTGACCCGGCGTTATTTGAAAATGACGCTGAGCAGGCCCTTTATACCGCCGTTGAAAAATTACAACAGCAAATGACACCAGCAATGACGATGGAGGATCGATTCAAAGCTTTAGCCGGTCTCCAACCATTGATTGCGGCTTACTTTGACCAAACGATGGTGATGAGTAAAGATGATCAGGTTCGCGATAATCATTTGAAGCAATTATTGATTATTGCAAATATGGTAACGGTTATGGGTGATTTGAACCAATTAATCGTTAAATAG